Proteins from a single region of Chrysemys picta bellii isolate R12L10 chromosome 9, ASM1138683v2, whole genome shotgun sequence:
- the AIFM1 gene encoding apoptosis-inducing factor 1, mitochondrial isoform X6 codes for MFRCRVAAVAEKLVRSLRSLTPRPRGRAAAGNLLQRWNVPLKLQMSRQMASSGAPGGKGDSSVFVLIVGLSTLGAGAYVYKTLKEDKERFNDRIEAMAMKSQDVKSTSAPETDPSARPECPSHAPFLLIGGGTAAFAAARSIRARDPGARVLIVSEDPDLPYMRPPLSKELWFSEDPNVTETLRFKQWNGKERSIYFQPPSFYVPARDLPYIENGGVAVLSGKKVVHMDVRGNVVKLDDGTQISYDKCLIATGGSPRNLPAIERAGKDVQQRLTLFRKIEDFRALEKISREVKSITIIGGGFLGSELACALGRKVQATGLEVIQMFPENGNMGKVLPEYLSNWTTDKVKREGVNVMPNAVVKSVCVCGNRLIIKLKDGRKVETDHIVAAVGLEPNVELAKSAGLEVDSDFGGFRVNAELQARSNIWVAGDAACFYDIKLGRRRVEHHDHAVVSGRLAGENMTGAAKPYWHQSMFWSDLGPDVGYEAIGLVDSSLPTVGVFAKATAKDTPKSATEQSGTGIRSESETEAEASEITISASSPSTPQVPKQGEDYGKGVIFYIRDKVVVGIVLWNIFNRMPIARKIIKDGEEHADLNEVAKLFNIHED; via the exons GCAACTTGTTGCAGCGATGGAATGTTCCCTTAAAACTACAGATGAGCAGACAAATGGCTAGCTCTGGTGCACCTGGGGGCAAAGGCGATAGTTCTGTTTTTGTCCTTATTGTGGGCTTATCAACCTTAGGAGCAGGTGCATAT GTGTACAAGACGCTGAAAGAAGACAAAGAGAGATTCAATGACCGCATCGAAGCAATGGCTATGAAATCCCAAGATGTGAAGTCCACCTCTG CTCCAGAGACAGATCCAAGTGCTCGCCCTGAATGTCCATCCCATGCTCCTTTTCTGCTAATTGGTGGAGGcactgctgcttttgctgctgctcgATCCATTCGGGCTCGTGATCCTGGGGCTAGG GTGCTGATTGTTTCTGAAGATCCTGACTTGCCATATATGCGTCCTCCTCTTTCCAAAGAACTGTGGTTTTCAGAGGATCCGAATGTCACAGAGACTCTGCGATTCAAACAGTGGAATGGCAAAGAGAGAAG TATATATTTTCAGCCACCTTCTTTCTACGTACCTGCTCGTGATCTGCCTTATATAGAGAATGGTGGAGTGGCCGTCCTCAGCGGCAAGAAG GTGGTGCATATGGATGTTCGAGGCAATGTGGTGAAACTTGATGATGGAACCCAGATATCCTATGATAAATGTTTAATTGCCACAG GTGGTTCCCCAAGAAATCTTCCTGCAATCGAGAGAGCAGGGAAAGATGTGCAACAAAGGCTGACGCTGTTCCGCAAG ATTGAGGACTTCAGAGCTCTAGAAAAAATTTCAAGAGAAGTCAAGTCCATCACCATTATTGGCGGCGGCTTCTTGGGTAGTGAGCTGGCCTGTGCTCTGGGAAGAAAGG TACAAGCCACAGGGCTGGAGGTGATTCAGATGTTCCCAGAGAACGGCAACATGGGCAAGGTCCTGCCTGAGTATCTGAGCAACTGGACAACAGACAAAGTCAAAAGAG AGGGTGTTAATGTCATGCCCAATGCTGTGGTGAAGTCCGTCTGTGTCTGTGGGAACCGGCTGATAATTAAACTGAAGGATGGAAGAAAG GTGGAGACTGATCACATAGTGGCAGCAGTGGGCCTGGAGCCCAATGTGGAATTAGCAAAGTCTGCTGGCCTGGAGGTGGACTCTGATTTTGGAGGGTTCAGGGTGAATGCAGAGCTGCAGGCACGCTCCAACATCTGGGTT GCAGGAGATGCTGCCTGCTTCTACGATATCAAGCTAGGCAGAAGACGCGTGGAGCATCATGATCATGCTGTTGTGAGTGGAAGATTAGCTGGAGAAAACATGACAGGAGCTGCTAAGCCTTATTGGCATCAGTCAATGTTCTG GAGTGACCTGGGCCCTGACGTCGGATATGAAGCCATTGGCCTTGTAGACAGTAGCTTGCCCACTGTAGGAGTTTTTGCGAAAGCAACTGCGAAAGACACACCGAAGTCTGCAACGGAGCAGTCAG gGACTGGCATCCGCTCAGAAAGTGAAACAGAAGCAGAAGCCTCTGAGATTACAATCTCTGCCAGCTCTCCCTCAACACCTCAAGTTCCAAAGCAAGGAGAAGACTATGGCAAAGGGGTCATCTTCTACATCAGGGATAAAGTGGTGGTGGGAATTGTCTTATGGAACATCTTCAACAGGATGCCAATTGCTCGAAAG ATCATTAAAGATGGAGAGGAGCATGCTGACCTCAATGAAGTAGCAAAGCTCTTCAACATCCATGAAGATTGA
- the AIFM1 gene encoding apoptosis-inducing factor 1, mitochondrial isoform X16 — protein sequence MAMKSQDVKSTSAPETDPSARPECPSHAPFLLIGGGTAAFAAARSIRARDPGARVLIVSEDPDLPYMRPPLSKELWFSEDPNVTETLRFKQWNGKERSIYFQPPSFYVPARDLPYIENGGVAVLSGKKVVHMDVRGNVVKLDDGTQISYDKCLIATGGSPRNLPAIERAGKDVQQRLTLFRKIEDFRALEKISREVKSITIIGGGFLGSELACALGRKVQATGLEVIQMFPENGNMGKVLPEYLSNWTTDKVKREGVNVMPNAVVKSVCVCGNRLIIKLKDGRKVETDHIVAAVGLEPNVELAKSAGLEVDSDFGGFRVNAELQARSNIWVAGDAACFYDIKLGRRRVEHHDHAVVSGRLAGENMTGAAKPYWHQSMFWSDLGPDVGYEAIGLVDSSLPTVGVFAKATAKDTPKSATEQSGTGIRSESETEAEASEITISASSPSTPQVPKQGEDYGKGVIFYIRDKVVVGIVLWNIFNRMPIARKIIKDGEEHADLNEVAKLFNIHED from the exons ATGGCTATGAAATCCCAAGATGTGAAGTCCACCTCTG CTCCAGAGACAGATCCAAGTGCTCGCCCTGAATGTCCATCCCATGCTCCTTTTCTGCTAATTGGTGGAGGcactgctgcttttgctgctgctcgATCCATTCGGGCTCGTGATCCTGGGGCTAGG GTGCTGATTGTTTCTGAAGATCCTGACTTGCCATATATGCGTCCTCCTCTTTCCAAAGAACTGTGGTTTTCAGAGGATCCGAATGTCACAGAGACTCTGCGATTCAAACAGTGGAATGGCAAAGAGAGAAG TATATATTTTCAGCCACCTTCTTTCTACGTACCTGCTCGTGATCTGCCTTATATAGAGAATGGTGGAGTGGCCGTCCTCAGCGGCAAGAAG GTGGTGCATATGGATGTTCGAGGCAATGTGGTGAAACTTGATGATGGAACCCAGATATCCTATGATAAATGTTTAATTGCCACAG GTGGTTCCCCAAGAAATCTTCCTGCAATCGAGAGAGCAGGGAAAGATGTGCAACAAAGGCTGACGCTGTTCCGCAAG ATTGAGGACTTCAGAGCTCTAGAAAAAATTTCAAGAGAAGTCAAGTCCATCACCATTATTGGCGGCGGCTTCTTGGGTAGTGAGCTGGCCTGTGCTCTGGGAAGAAAGG TACAAGCCACAGGGCTGGAGGTGATTCAGATGTTCCCAGAGAACGGCAACATGGGCAAGGTCCTGCCTGAGTATCTGAGCAACTGGACAACAGACAAAGTCAAAAGAG AGGGTGTTAATGTCATGCCCAATGCTGTGGTGAAGTCCGTCTGTGTCTGTGGGAACCGGCTGATAATTAAACTGAAGGATGGAAGAAAG GTGGAGACTGATCACATAGTGGCAGCAGTGGGCCTGGAGCCCAATGTGGAATTAGCAAAGTCTGCTGGCCTGGAGGTGGACTCTGATTTTGGAGGGTTCAGGGTGAATGCAGAGCTGCAGGCACGCTCCAACATCTGGGTT GCAGGAGATGCTGCCTGCTTCTACGATATCAAGCTAGGCAGAAGACGCGTGGAGCATCATGATCATGCTGTTGTGAGTGGAAGATTAGCTGGAGAAAACATGACAGGAGCTGCTAAGCCTTATTGGCATCAGTCAATGTTCTG GAGTGACCTGGGCCCTGACGTCGGATATGAAGCCATTGGCCTTGTAGACAGTAGCTTGCCCACTGTAGGAGTTTTTGCGAAAGCAACTGCGAAAGACACACCGAAGTCTGCAACGGAGCAGTCAG gGACTGGCATCCGCTCAGAAAGTGAAACAGAAGCAGAAGCCTCTGAGATTACAATCTCTGCCAGCTCTCCCTCAACACCTCAAGTTCCAAAGCAAGGAGAAGACTATGGCAAAGGGGTCATCTTCTACATCAGGGATAAAGTGGTGGTGGGAATTGTCTTATGGAACATCTTCAACAGGATGCCAATTGCTCGAAAG ATCATTAAAGATGGAGAGGAGCATGCTGACCTCAATGAAGTAGCAAAGCTCTTCAACATCCATGAAGATTGA
- the AIFM1 gene encoding apoptosis-inducing factor 1, mitochondrial isoform X15, producing the protein MAMKSQDVKSTSEMGAASQATTAPETDPSARPECPSHAPFLLIGGGTAAFAAARSIRARDPGARVLIVSEDPDLPYMRPPLSKELWFSEDPNVTETLRFKQWNGKERSIYFQPPSFYVPARDLPYIENGGVAVLSGKKVVHMDVRGNVVKLDDGTQISYDKCLIATGGSPRNLPAIERAGKDVQQRLTLFRKIEDFRALEKISREVKSITIIGGGFLGSELACALGRKVQATGLEVIQMFPENGNMGKVLPEYLSNWTTDKVKREGVNVMPNAVVKSVCVCGNRLIIKLKDGRKVETDHIVAAVGLEPNVELAKSAGLEVDSDFGGFRVNAELQARSNIWVAGDAACFYDIKLGRRRVEHHDHAVVSGRLAGENMTGAAKPYWHQSMFWSDLGPDVGYEAIGLVDSSLPTVGVFAKATAKDTPKSATEQSGTGIRSESETEAEASEITISASSPSTPQVPKQGEDYGKGVIFYIRDKVVVGIVLWNIFNRMPIARKIIKDGEEHADLNEVAKLFNIHED; encoded by the exons ATGGCTATGAAATCCCAAGATGTGAAGTCCACCTCTG AAATGGGTGCTGCCTCCCAGGCCACAACAG CTCCAGAGACAGATCCAAGTGCTCGCCCTGAATGTCCATCCCATGCTCCTTTTCTGCTAATTGGTGGAGGcactgctgcttttgctgctgctcgATCCATTCGGGCTCGTGATCCTGGGGCTAGG GTGCTGATTGTTTCTGAAGATCCTGACTTGCCATATATGCGTCCTCCTCTTTCCAAAGAACTGTGGTTTTCAGAGGATCCGAATGTCACAGAGACTCTGCGATTCAAACAGTGGAATGGCAAAGAGAGAAG TATATATTTTCAGCCACCTTCTTTCTACGTACCTGCTCGTGATCTGCCTTATATAGAGAATGGTGGAGTGGCCGTCCTCAGCGGCAAGAAG GTGGTGCATATGGATGTTCGAGGCAATGTGGTGAAACTTGATGATGGAACCCAGATATCCTATGATAAATGTTTAATTGCCACAG GTGGTTCCCCAAGAAATCTTCCTGCAATCGAGAGAGCAGGGAAAGATGTGCAACAAAGGCTGACGCTGTTCCGCAAG ATTGAGGACTTCAGAGCTCTAGAAAAAATTTCAAGAGAAGTCAAGTCCATCACCATTATTGGCGGCGGCTTCTTGGGTAGTGAGCTGGCCTGTGCTCTGGGAAGAAAGG TACAAGCCACAGGGCTGGAGGTGATTCAGATGTTCCCAGAGAACGGCAACATGGGCAAGGTCCTGCCTGAGTATCTGAGCAACTGGACAACAGACAAAGTCAAAAGAG AGGGTGTTAATGTCATGCCCAATGCTGTGGTGAAGTCCGTCTGTGTCTGTGGGAACCGGCTGATAATTAAACTGAAGGATGGAAGAAAG GTGGAGACTGATCACATAGTGGCAGCAGTGGGCCTGGAGCCCAATGTGGAATTAGCAAAGTCTGCTGGCCTGGAGGTGGACTCTGATTTTGGAGGGTTCAGGGTGAATGCAGAGCTGCAGGCACGCTCCAACATCTGGGTT GCAGGAGATGCTGCCTGCTTCTACGATATCAAGCTAGGCAGAAGACGCGTGGAGCATCATGATCATGCTGTTGTGAGTGGAAGATTAGCTGGAGAAAACATGACAGGAGCTGCTAAGCCTTATTGGCATCAGTCAATGTTCTG GAGTGACCTGGGCCCTGACGTCGGATATGAAGCCATTGGCCTTGTAGACAGTAGCTTGCCCACTGTAGGAGTTTTTGCGAAAGCAACTGCGAAAGACACACCGAAGTCTGCAACGGAGCAGTCAG gGACTGGCATCCGCTCAGAAAGTGAAACAGAAGCAGAAGCCTCTGAGATTACAATCTCTGCCAGCTCTCCCTCAACACCTCAAGTTCCAAAGCAAGGAGAAGACTATGGCAAAGGGGTCATCTTCTACATCAGGGATAAAGTGGTGGTGGGAATTGTCTTATGGAACATCTTCAACAGGATGCCAATTGCTCGAAAG ATCATTAAAGATGGAGAGGAGCATGCTGACCTCAATGAAGTAGCAAAGCTCTTCAACATCCATGAAGATTGA
- the AIFM1 gene encoding apoptosis-inducing factor 1, mitochondrial isoform X1: MFRCRVAAVAEKLVRSLRSLTPRPRGRAAAGNLLQRWNVPLKLQMSRQMASSGAPGGKGDSSVFVLIVGLSTLGAGAYVYKTLKEDKERFNDRIEAMAMKSQDVKSTSEMGAASQATTEQGLTTAEQGAPETDPSARPECPSHAPFLLIGGGTAAFAAARSIRARDPGARVLIVSEDPDLPYMRPPLSKELWFSEDPNVTETLRFKQWNGKERSIYFQPPSFYVPARDLPYIENGGVAVLSGKKVVHMDVRGNVVKLDDGTQISYDKCLIATGGSPRNLPAIERAGKDVQQRLTLFRKIEDFRALEKISREVKSITIIGGGFLGSELACALGRKVQATGLEVIQMFPENGNMGKVLPEYLSNWTTDKVKREGVNVMPNAVVKSVCVCGNRLIIKLKDGRKVETDHIVAAVGLEPNVELAKSAGLEVDSDFGGFRVNAELQARSNIWVAGDAACFYDIKLGRRRVEHHDHAVVSGRLAGENMTGAAKPYWHQSMFWSDLGPDVGYEAIGLVDSSLPTVGVFAKATAKDTPKSATEQSGTGIRSESETEAEASEITISASSPSTPQVPKQGEDYGKGVIFYIRDKVVVGIVLWNIFNRMPIARKIIKDGEEHADLNEVAKLFNIHED, encoded by the exons GCAACTTGTTGCAGCGATGGAATGTTCCCTTAAAACTACAGATGAGCAGACAAATGGCTAGCTCTGGTGCACCTGGGGGCAAAGGCGATAGTTCTGTTTTTGTCCTTATTGTGGGCTTATCAACCTTAGGAGCAGGTGCATAT GTGTACAAGACGCTGAAAGAAGACAAAGAGAGATTCAATGACCGCATCGAAGCAATGGCTATGAAATCCCAAGATGTGAAGTCCACCTCTG AAATGGGTGCTGCCTCCCAGGCCACAACAG agCAGGGGTTGACAACAGCTGAGCAGGGAG CTCCAGAGACAGATCCAAGTGCTCGCCCTGAATGTCCATCCCATGCTCCTTTTCTGCTAATTGGTGGAGGcactgctgcttttgctgctgctcgATCCATTCGGGCTCGTGATCCTGGGGCTAGG GTGCTGATTGTTTCTGAAGATCCTGACTTGCCATATATGCGTCCTCCTCTTTCCAAAGAACTGTGGTTTTCAGAGGATCCGAATGTCACAGAGACTCTGCGATTCAAACAGTGGAATGGCAAAGAGAGAAG TATATATTTTCAGCCACCTTCTTTCTACGTACCTGCTCGTGATCTGCCTTATATAGAGAATGGTGGAGTGGCCGTCCTCAGCGGCAAGAAG GTGGTGCATATGGATGTTCGAGGCAATGTGGTGAAACTTGATGATGGAACCCAGATATCCTATGATAAATGTTTAATTGCCACAG GTGGTTCCCCAAGAAATCTTCCTGCAATCGAGAGAGCAGGGAAAGATGTGCAACAAAGGCTGACGCTGTTCCGCAAG ATTGAGGACTTCAGAGCTCTAGAAAAAATTTCAAGAGAAGTCAAGTCCATCACCATTATTGGCGGCGGCTTCTTGGGTAGTGAGCTGGCCTGTGCTCTGGGAAGAAAGG TACAAGCCACAGGGCTGGAGGTGATTCAGATGTTCCCAGAGAACGGCAACATGGGCAAGGTCCTGCCTGAGTATCTGAGCAACTGGACAACAGACAAAGTCAAAAGAG AGGGTGTTAATGTCATGCCCAATGCTGTGGTGAAGTCCGTCTGTGTCTGTGGGAACCGGCTGATAATTAAACTGAAGGATGGAAGAAAG GTGGAGACTGATCACATAGTGGCAGCAGTGGGCCTGGAGCCCAATGTGGAATTAGCAAAGTCTGCTGGCCTGGAGGTGGACTCTGATTTTGGAGGGTTCAGGGTGAATGCAGAGCTGCAGGCACGCTCCAACATCTGGGTT GCAGGAGATGCTGCCTGCTTCTACGATATCAAGCTAGGCAGAAGACGCGTGGAGCATCATGATCATGCTGTTGTGAGTGGAAGATTAGCTGGAGAAAACATGACAGGAGCTGCTAAGCCTTATTGGCATCAGTCAATGTTCTG GAGTGACCTGGGCCCTGACGTCGGATATGAAGCCATTGGCCTTGTAGACAGTAGCTTGCCCACTGTAGGAGTTTTTGCGAAAGCAACTGCGAAAGACACACCGAAGTCTGCAACGGAGCAGTCAG gGACTGGCATCCGCTCAGAAAGTGAAACAGAAGCAGAAGCCTCTGAGATTACAATCTCTGCCAGCTCTCCCTCAACACCTCAAGTTCCAAAGCAAGGAGAAGACTATGGCAAAGGGGTCATCTTCTACATCAGGGATAAAGTGGTGGTGGGAATTGTCTTATGGAACATCTTCAACAGGATGCCAATTGCTCGAAAG ATCATTAAAGATGGAGAGGAGCATGCTGACCTCAATGAAGTAGCAAAGCTCTTCAACATCCATGAAGATTGA
- the AIFM1 gene encoding apoptosis-inducing factor 1, mitochondrial isoform X17, whose protein sequence is MFRCRVAAVAEKLVRSLRSLTPRPRGRAAAGNLLQRWNVPLKLQMSRQMASSGAPGGKGDSSVFVLIVGLSTLGAGAYVYKTLKEDKERFNDRIEAMAMKSQDVKSTSEMGAASQATTAEQGLTTAEQGAPETDPSARPECPSHAPFLLIGGGTAAFAAARSIRARDPGARVLIVSEDPDLPYMRPPLSKELWFSEDPNVTETLRFKQWNGKERSIYFQPPSFYVPARDLPYIENGGVAVLSGKKVVHMDVRGNVVKLDDGTQISYDKCLIATGGSPRNLPAIERAGKDVQQRLTLFRKIEDFRALEKISREVKSITIIGGGFLGSELACALGRKVQATGLEVIQMFPENGNMGKVLPEYLSNWTTDKVKREGVNVMPNAVVKSVCVCGNRLIIKLKDGRKVETDHIVAAVGLEPNVELAKSAGLEVDSDFGGFRVNAELQARSNIWVAGDAACFYDIKLGRRRVEHHDHAVVSGRLAGENMTGAAKPYWHQSMFWSDLGPDVGYEAIGLVDSSLPTVGVFAKATAKDTPKSATEQSGTGIRSESETEAEASEITISASSPSTPQVPKQGEDYGKGVIFYIRDKVVVGIVLWNIFNRMPIARKIIKDGEEHADLNEVAKLFNIHED, encoded by the exons GCAACTTGTTGCAGCGATGGAATGTTCCCTTAAAACTACAGATGAGCAGACAAATGGCTAGCTCTGGTGCACCTGGGGGCAAAGGCGATAGTTCTGTTTTTGTCCTTATTGTGGGCTTATCAACCTTAGGAGCAGGTGCATAT GTGTACAAGACGCTGAAAGAAGACAAAGAGAGATTCAATGACCGCATCGAAGCAATGGCTATGAAATCCCAAGATGTGAAGTCCACCTCTG AAATGGGTGCTGCCTCCCAGGCCACAACAG cagagCAGGGGTTGACAACAGCTGAGCAGGGAG CTCCAGAGACAGATCCAAGTGCTCGCCCTGAATGTCCATCCCATGCTCCTTTTCTGCTAATTGGTGGAGGcactgctgcttttgctgctgctcgATCCATTCGGGCTCGTGATCCTGGGGCTAGG GTGCTGATTGTTTCTGAAGATCCTGACTTGCCATATATGCGTCCTCCTCTTTCCAAAGAACTGTGGTTTTCAGAGGATCCGAATGTCACAGAGACTCTGCGATTCAAACAGTGGAATGGCAAAGAGAGAAG TATATATTTTCAGCCACCTTCTTTCTACGTACCTGCTCGTGATCTGCCTTATATAGAGAATGGTGGAGTGGCCGTCCTCAGCGGCAAGAAG GTGGTGCATATGGATGTTCGAGGCAATGTGGTGAAACTTGATGATGGAACCCAGATATCCTATGATAAATGTTTAATTGCCACAG GTGGTTCCCCAAGAAATCTTCCTGCAATCGAGAGAGCAGGGAAAGATGTGCAACAAAGGCTGACGCTGTTCCGCAAG ATTGAGGACTTCAGAGCTCTAGAAAAAATTTCAAGAGAAGTCAAGTCCATCACCATTATTGGCGGCGGCTTCTTGGGTAGTGAGCTGGCCTGTGCTCTGGGAAGAAAGG TACAAGCCACAGGGCTGGAGGTGATTCAGATGTTCCCAGAGAACGGCAACATGGGCAAGGTCCTGCCTGAGTATCTGAGCAACTGGACAACAGACAAAGTCAAAAGAG AGGGTGTTAATGTCATGCCCAATGCTGTGGTGAAGTCCGTCTGTGTCTGTGGGAACCGGCTGATAATTAAACTGAAGGATGGAAGAAAG GTGGAGACTGATCACATAGTGGCAGCAGTGGGCCTGGAGCCCAATGTGGAATTAGCAAAGTCTGCTGGCCTGGAGGTGGACTCTGATTTTGGAGGGTTCAGGGTGAATGCAGAGCTGCAGGCACGCTCCAACATCTGGGTT GCAGGAGATGCTGCCTGCTTCTACGATATCAAGCTAGGCAGAAGACGCGTGGAGCATCATGATCATGCTGTTGTGAGTGGAAGATTAGCTGGAGAAAACATGACAGGAGCTGCTAAGCCTTATTGGCATCAGTCAATGTTCTG GAGTGACCTGGGCCCTGACGTCGGATATGAAGCCATTGGCCTTGTAGACAGTAGCTTGCCCACTGTAGGAGTTTTTGCGAAAGCAACTGCGAAAGACACACCGAAGTCTGCAACGGAGCAGTCAG gGACTGGCATCCGCTCAGAAAGTGAAACAGAAGCAGAAGCCTCTGAGATTACAATCTCTGCCAGCTCTCCCTCAACACCTCAAGTTCCAAAGCAAGGAGAAGACTATGGCAAAGGGGTCATCTTCTACATCAGGGATAAAGTGGTGGTGGGAATTGTCTTATGGAACATCTTCAACAGGATGCCAATTGCTCGAAAG ATCATTAAAGATGGAGAGGAGCATGCTGACCTCAATGAAGTAGCAAAGCTCTTCAACATCCATGAAGATTGA
- the AIFM1 gene encoding apoptosis-inducing factor 1, mitochondrial isoform X4, which yields MFRCRVAAVAEKLVRSLRSLTPRPRGRAAAGNLLQRWNVPLKLQMSRQMASSGAPGGKGDSSVFVLIVGLSTLGAGAYVYKTLKEDKERFNDRIEAMAMKSQDVKSTSEMGAASQATTAPETDPSARPECPSHAPFLLIGGGTAAFAAARSIRARDPGARVLIVSEDPDLPYMRPPLSKELWFSEDPNVTETLRFKQWNGKERSIYFQPPSFYVPARDLPYIENGGVAVLSGKKVVHMDVRGNVVKLDDGTQISYDKCLIATGGSPRNLPAIERAGKDVQQRLTLFRKIEDFRALEKISREVKSITIIGGGFLGSELACALGRKVQATGLEVIQMFPENGNMGKVLPEYLSNWTTDKVKREGVNVMPNAVVKSVCVCGNRLIIKLKDGRKVETDHIVAAVGLEPNVELAKSAGLEVDSDFGGFRVNAELQARSNIWVAGDAACFYDIKLGRRRVEHHDHAVVSGRLAGENMTGAAKPYWHQSMFWSDLGPDVGYEAIGLVDSSLPTVGVFAKATAKDTPKSATEQSGTGIRSESETEAEASEITISASSPSTPQVPKQGEDYGKGVIFYIRDKVVVGIVLWNIFNRMPIARKIIKDGEEHADLNEVAKLFNIHED from the exons GCAACTTGTTGCAGCGATGGAATGTTCCCTTAAAACTACAGATGAGCAGACAAATGGCTAGCTCTGGTGCACCTGGGGGCAAAGGCGATAGTTCTGTTTTTGTCCTTATTGTGGGCTTATCAACCTTAGGAGCAGGTGCATAT GTGTACAAGACGCTGAAAGAAGACAAAGAGAGATTCAATGACCGCATCGAAGCAATGGCTATGAAATCCCAAGATGTGAAGTCCACCTCTG AAATGGGTGCTGCCTCCCAGGCCACAACAG CTCCAGAGACAGATCCAAGTGCTCGCCCTGAATGTCCATCCCATGCTCCTTTTCTGCTAATTGGTGGAGGcactgctgcttttgctgctgctcgATCCATTCGGGCTCGTGATCCTGGGGCTAGG GTGCTGATTGTTTCTGAAGATCCTGACTTGCCATATATGCGTCCTCCTCTTTCCAAAGAACTGTGGTTTTCAGAGGATCCGAATGTCACAGAGACTCTGCGATTCAAACAGTGGAATGGCAAAGAGAGAAG TATATATTTTCAGCCACCTTCTTTCTACGTACCTGCTCGTGATCTGCCTTATATAGAGAATGGTGGAGTGGCCGTCCTCAGCGGCAAGAAG GTGGTGCATATGGATGTTCGAGGCAATGTGGTGAAACTTGATGATGGAACCCAGATATCCTATGATAAATGTTTAATTGCCACAG GTGGTTCCCCAAGAAATCTTCCTGCAATCGAGAGAGCAGGGAAAGATGTGCAACAAAGGCTGACGCTGTTCCGCAAG ATTGAGGACTTCAGAGCTCTAGAAAAAATTTCAAGAGAAGTCAAGTCCATCACCATTATTGGCGGCGGCTTCTTGGGTAGTGAGCTGGCCTGTGCTCTGGGAAGAAAGG TACAAGCCACAGGGCTGGAGGTGATTCAGATGTTCCCAGAGAACGGCAACATGGGCAAGGTCCTGCCTGAGTATCTGAGCAACTGGACAACAGACAAAGTCAAAAGAG AGGGTGTTAATGTCATGCCCAATGCTGTGGTGAAGTCCGTCTGTGTCTGTGGGAACCGGCTGATAATTAAACTGAAGGATGGAAGAAAG GTGGAGACTGATCACATAGTGGCAGCAGTGGGCCTGGAGCCCAATGTGGAATTAGCAAAGTCTGCTGGCCTGGAGGTGGACTCTGATTTTGGAGGGTTCAGGGTGAATGCAGAGCTGCAGGCACGCTCCAACATCTGGGTT GCAGGAGATGCTGCCTGCTTCTACGATATCAAGCTAGGCAGAAGACGCGTGGAGCATCATGATCATGCTGTTGTGAGTGGAAGATTAGCTGGAGAAAACATGACAGGAGCTGCTAAGCCTTATTGGCATCAGTCAATGTTCTG GAGTGACCTGGGCCCTGACGTCGGATATGAAGCCATTGGCCTTGTAGACAGTAGCTTGCCCACTGTAGGAGTTTTTGCGAAAGCAACTGCGAAAGACACACCGAAGTCTGCAACGGAGCAGTCAG gGACTGGCATCCGCTCAGAAAGTGAAACAGAAGCAGAAGCCTCTGAGATTACAATCTCTGCCAGCTCTCCCTCAACACCTCAAGTTCCAAAGCAAGGAGAAGACTATGGCAAAGGGGTCATCTTCTACATCAGGGATAAAGTGGTGGTGGGAATTGTCTTATGGAACATCTTCAACAGGATGCCAATTGCTCGAAAG ATCATTAAAGATGGAGAGGAGCATGCTGACCTCAATGAAGTAGCAAAGCTCTTCAACATCCATGAAGATTGA